One segment of Streptomyces sp. NA02950 DNA contains the following:
- a CDS encoding SpdD-like protein yields MLRPKIPTNPTPTGVTIPIPIEPTAIAQRPPAPAPAAVPAAPVSSRPTVQLTPSAVIGGTAVVLVVGAVLVSMLLAVAITAASVAVCALVVRSVLTSQKRR; encoded by the coding sequence ATGCTCCGCCCGAAGATCCCCACCAACCCCACCCCGACCGGCGTCACCATCCCGATCCCCATCGAGCCGACCGCCATCGCACAGCGCCCCCCGGCCCCGGCGCCCGCGGCTGTCCCGGCCGCTCCCGTGTCGTCCCGGCCCACCGTCCAGCTCACCCCGAGCGCGGTGATCGGCGGCACCGCCGTCGTCCTGGTAGTCGGCGCCGTCCTGGTCTCCATGCTCCTCGCGGTCGCTATCACCGCCGCGTCGGTCGCCGTCTGCGCCCTGGTCGTCCGCTCGGTCCTCACCTCGCAGAAACGCCGC
- a CDS encoding mobile element transfer protein, which produces MPARDHFHSVMRIGPVQIGTYRDRRARTKHAAVCTADRCGWSADYSSPSAAQLAARTHRCTAR; this is translated from the coding sequence ATGCCCGCCCGTGACCACTTCCACTCGGTGATGCGGATCGGCCCCGTGCAGATCGGCACCTACCGCGACCGCCGCGCCCGCACCAAGCACGCCGCCGTGTGTACCGCCGACCGCTGCGGCTGGTCCGCCGACTACTCCAGCCCCTCCGCCGCCCAGCTCGCTGCCCGCACTCACCGCTGCACCGCCCGATAG
- a CDS encoding DUF2637 domain-containing protein, whose amino-acid sequence MPSRLRIDAVLVQAVIAGALSFAHLHDLAAAAGQDGWKAWAYPVSVDLLLVAAWRRLRNSGPSRLAWCWFLIALFASLGANVATAGFLDLAHPPAWLRFGIAGWPALAFLGGTLLAHSATDREPGPPAPAAPEPRTAPKPEPEPVAAATEAPALATADPDPAPAPAKPAPAPEPPVPAALVDHARKVADDHHARTGHRIDTDTLRARLGVPPQLADAIAAQLT is encoded by the coding sequence ATGCCGTCTCGTCTGCGCATCGATGCCGTGCTGGTTCAGGCCGTCATCGCCGGTGCCCTGTCCTTCGCCCACCTGCACGACCTGGCCGCGGCTGCTGGGCAGGACGGGTGGAAGGCATGGGCCTACCCGGTCAGCGTGGACCTGCTGCTTGTGGCGGCCTGGCGTCGGCTGCGCAACTCCGGCCCATCCCGGCTGGCCTGGTGCTGGTTCCTGATCGCCTTGTTCGCCTCCCTCGGCGCCAACGTCGCCACCGCGGGCTTCCTCGACCTGGCCCACCCCCCGGCCTGGCTGCGGTTCGGCATCGCCGGATGGCCTGCCCTGGCCTTCCTCGGCGGAACGCTCCTCGCCCACTCCGCCACGGACCGGGAGCCGGGTCCGCCGGCACCCGCAGCACCCGAACCCCGAACCGCCCCGAAACCGGAGCCGGAGCCGGTCGCCGCTGCCACCGAAGCTCCGGCCCTGGCCACCGCGGATCCCGATCCGGCTCCGGCGCCAGCCAAACCGGCTCCTGCTCCTGAACCACCGGTCCCGGCCGCACTGGTCGACCACGCCCGCAAGGTCGCCGACGACCACCACGCCCGCACCGGCCACCGCATCGACACCGACACCCTTCGCGCCCGCCTCGGCGTCCCGCCCCAGCTCGCCGACGCCATCGCCGCCCAACTCACCTGA
- a CDS encoding FtsK/SpoIIIE domain-containing protein, which produces MTSFTVALVLVVATAGVLRWRRPAWYWLTFGVTFAALRVLIRYTSVMDACGLTVPPSRWRLALARMSHRPVPEYQAPRILRVKPTRTGLVLRLKLRPGQDAFDVAAASDRLRHSFGMYGVTSRELRSGEVEVRMTGYDVLKRVQMPAKVDRSPMRVPVALREDGSVHYRDYRAVPHALTLGATESGKSVYQRNLVAGLAPLDVALVGIDCKQGVELFPLGRRFSALADNPDTAAELLGALVTHMEAVYQLIRADQRISVAVPDAEIAADIWDLPDDVRPVPIVVLVDEVAELALFASKEEEKRRDRIITALVRLAQLGRAAGVYLEICGQRFGSELGKGITMLRAQLTGRTAHRVNDETSANMAFGDIAPDAVLAAIQIPAEARGVAIAGDSTGGWSRIRAPHTTLRQAVNTCNQHADRTPDLPELAPFRPATAGATPPPVPLSKAAPATT; this is translated from the coding sequence ATGACCTCGTTCACGGTCGCTCTGGTGCTGGTCGTCGCCACTGCGGGTGTTCTGCGGTGGCGACGACCCGCCTGGTACTGGTTGACCTTCGGTGTCACCTTCGCCGCCCTGCGGGTCCTGATCCGCTACACCTCGGTCATGGACGCCTGCGGGCTGACGGTCCCGCCCTCGCGGTGGCGGCTGGCGCTCGCCCGTATGAGCCACCGGCCGGTACCCGAGTACCAGGCCCCGCGCATCCTGCGCGTCAAGCCCACCCGGACCGGTCTGGTGCTGCGGCTCAAGCTCCGGCCCGGTCAGGATGCCTTCGACGTGGCTGCGGCGTCGGATCGGCTGCGGCACTCGTTCGGGATGTACGGGGTCACCTCTCGCGAATTGCGCTCGGGTGAGGTCGAGGTGCGAATGACCGGTTACGACGTGCTCAAGCGGGTGCAGATGCCCGCCAAGGTCGACCGCTCCCCGATGCGGGTCCCGGTCGCCCTGCGCGAGGACGGCAGCGTGCACTACCGCGACTACCGCGCCGTCCCGCACGCCCTCACGCTCGGCGCCACCGAATCAGGGAAGTCCGTCTATCAGCGCAACCTGGTAGCAGGGCTGGCCCCGTTGGATGTGGCTCTGGTCGGGATCGACTGCAAGCAGGGGGTTGAGCTGTTCCCGCTGGGACGCCGGTTCTCGGCGCTGGCCGACAACCCCGACACTGCCGCCGAACTCCTCGGCGCCCTGGTGACCCACATGGAGGCCGTCTACCAGCTCATACGCGCCGATCAGCGCATCAGTGTCGCCGTGCCGGATGCGGAGATCGCGGCCGACATCTGGGATCTGCCGGACGACGTCCGCCCGGTGCCCATCGTGGTCTTGGTCGACGAGGTGGCCGAACTCGCCCTCTTCGCCAGCAAGGAGGAGGAGAAGCGGCGGGACCGGATCATCACCGCCCTGGTCCGCCTGGCCCAGCTCGGCCGCGCGGCGGGGGTCTATCTAGAGATCTGCGGGCAGCGCTTCGGCTCCGAACTCGGCAAGGGCATCACCATGCTCCGCGCCCAGCTCACCGGCCGCACTGCCCACCGTGTCAACGACGAGACCTCGGCGAACATGGCCTTCGGCGACATCGCCCCGGACGCCGTCCTCGCCGCGATCCAGATCCCCGCCGAGGCCCGTGGTGTCGCGATCGCCGGTGATTCGACCGGCGGCTGGTCTCGCATCCGCGCCCCGCACACCACGCTCCGGCAGGCGGTGAATACCTGCAACCAGCATGCCGACCGCACCCCTGACCTGCCCGAACTCGCCCCCTTCCGTCCCGCAACCGCGGGCGCCACCCCGCCCCCCGTGCCGCTGTCCAAGGCCGCCCCGGCGACGACCTGA